The genomic region CGGAGGGGCCGCGAATACTCCGTCGAGCCGGAATGAAAGCAATTCGCGCGCGGAGCACCGAGCTGACGTCGCGTCTGATTGAGCTTGCCGACGAGCGCGGCTTTCGCGTCAATGCGCCGAGGGATCCTGAGCGCCGGGGAGGCACCGTAGCGATCGATGTCGATCATGGCTACGAAGTTGCTCAGGAGTTGCTCGCTCGCGAGATCCTCGTCGACTACAGAGTGGGGGCGGGCATCAGGGTCGCTCCCCATTTCTTCACTCGCGACGAGGAGATCGAGGAAGTCGTCGGCTCGATCGCAGAGATTCTGGAGAGTGGAAAGTGGCAGCGTTTCAGCGAGCAAACGGCCGTCGTGACGTGAGTCCAGGCAACGACCGGAACGCTTTTTCGTGATCGTTCAGAAAAGCGGAGGTGGTCTGCGGAAAAACTCTTCGAACCCTTAGCATTTCGGCTTGAACAAAACGGCGCTTCGATAGTACAATAGGGCAACTCGATCAGTCGGAGGTAATAACCCGCCATGGCTACCCCGTTTCTGAGTTCCGAGGAGTATGATGAGAGAGCGCATCAGTTGTACAACGAAGGCCAGTACGACGAGGCGTTGGACGTACTTCGCGAGGGGCTCGCACTCTACCCGAATTCGGTAGAGCTGCACATTGGCGTCGGTTACGCGTACCACGCGCGCGAAGAATTCGCGTGGGCCCGCCGCAGCTTCGAGGAGGCACTCGTCCTCGACCCCGAACATGAGGACGCGCTAGCCGGACTCGGTGAGACCCTTCTCAAATTCGGCCAGCAAGCCGCGGCCCTCAAGAGTTTCCATCACACGCTCGAGCTCGGCTATGAGGACGACATCGAGCTCATGCTGCAGATCGGCCGGGCGCTTTTCCGCGAAGGACTGATCGACGAATCCCGCGAATACTTCGAGATCGCGGCGCGGCAAACACCCGATTCCGCCGAAGCCGTTTCCTGCATCGGCTACGCCCAGCACCGCGCGGGCGACGACGAGTCGGCCATTGCCACGCTTCGGCGGGCTCTCAAAATCGACGAGGACCACACTGAAGCGCGGATTTACCTCGGAAACATCTTTTACGACCGCGGGGACTACGAGGCCGCGCTGTACCATCTGGATCGGACGTCCCCCGACGACCACTGGGACGAATTGGGCATCTGGCGCCTGATAGAATTGAAGAAGATGGTCTACCGTTTGCGAGACAACGACCCGGAGCTCAAGCCCTGGGAGGAGCGCCTCGCCGAGCTGGCGGGCGAGCCCGACGATATCGACGAGATGCTCGCCGAGATCGAAGCCAGGGCCGCCGAGTCGGCAGATAACGACGCGCGCGGACAGCTCGAGCTGTTCGGCGCACTTCTCGGCAGCTTCGCAAAAGAGAAGCTCCTGGGGCCGACAGCGCACTGCATCACGATCGACGAGGATCACTCGTTCGAGGGAACCTGGGAGGAGATTCTGCTGAAGCTGAGCGACGCACGGGGCGGGGAAGCAGGCGGAACCATCAAGGAGTTCATGGTGAACGAGGCGCGTCGAGGCTACTCGCTCACCGGTTGCACCATCCCCACCGAGGATGCGGAGAGCTTTATCCGCGGAAGTGCCGATGCCGGACTTCTGCGGATAGTCAGATGAACGCAAATCAGCAGTCCGCTCTAGCCGCGCTGCGGGCGGTGTCACCGATTGCAGGGCGGCTCGATCGCTCACGCGATGGTGAGGATCGGGCAGCAGACATTCTGGAGCTCTGGCAGGGAACGGAGACGGCACTTCGCGCGTTGATGGGCGGGTCGTCGCTCGGAGGCCAGGCTTTGATCCGCGAGCTTCGCCAGCTCGAGCTCATCTCGCTCGGCCAGGCCTATGCGCTTCTAGAATTCCTGGGCGCGCGCGACCGTGCCAACCGTACGACATACCGCGCCACCGATAACGACGTCGCAGTCGCACGCGAAGGCTTCCGGCAGCTCGAGGCCGGACTGGAGGCTGGAGCTGTCGAGGCTCCTCCACTTCCCCCGCGTCCAGGCGAGGTTGCGGCAGGCGCGGCTGCCGGCGCTGCGGCAGGCGCCGCGGCGAGCTCGCCCTATGCGCCCGGCGGTTATACGCGCGACCGCACGTCGCCCGTCTCTCCGTTCGCCCCCGGCGTGTACCGCTCGACGCCGGGAGCAACGCCGCCGCCGGAGTATTCGACGCCGGTAGAGCCGGCTCCGACCTACGCGTCCGCCACGCGGCGCATACCGCAGAACCTGTGGTTCATTCTGTCCGTGGTCGTGATAATCGTCGGCTCAATCGGAGCATATGCGCTGATTGCAAGACGCAGCGATCCGGCGAAGATCATGGACGAAGCGGTGACGATGATGCAGACGGGGCGGCGTGAAGCCGCGCGCGGAGAATTCTCACGGATCGTTCGCGAGCATCCGGAGCTTGCGACCCCGCACGTATTTCTCGCCCGCATGGCGCGCGAGGACGGCGATGTGAACACGGCGCGCCGCGAGCTGGAAGCTGCCATCCGTCTCGAGCCGAAGAACGCAATAGCGCTCCGCGAGATGGGACTGATCCTTTTCTCGACCGGGGATTACGAGCTCTCGCGCCGATTCTTCGTTCGCGCGGTGCAGGTGAACCCGGACGACAAGAGCTCGCAGGGCTACCTGGGCTGCGCCATGGCACGACTCAACAGGCTGGAGGAAGCGCAGCGCTTCCTGAGCCGCGCCGGACCCGGCGTCTGGAGCTCGTGCATGCAGCAGCCATTGCAGCCGTTGTGATCGAACTCAAGAACACCTCTAAAACCTATCGCCCCCTGTTCGGCCGCTCGGTAACGGCGGTCGTTGATTTCTCGCTCGATATTGCCGAAGGCGAAGTCCTCGGGATCGCCGGGCCCAACGGGGCGGGAAAGAGCACGTTGCTTTCGCTTCTCCTCGGCTATCTGAAACCGACGAGCGGCACGGTCCTGATTCGCGGAATGGATCCGCGCGCATTCATCGAGAAAAACGGCATCGGCTATCTGTCGGAGCTCATGTCGATCAACCCGAACTGGAAGGCGGAAGATGCGCTGACGCGGTTCGCCACGCTCGCCGCGGTGCCGCCGCGTGAAATCCCGACTCGTGTGAACGCCGTGATCGAGGAGCTCGG from Gemmatimonadaceae bacterium harbors:
- a CDS encoding tetratricopeptide repeat protein → MATPFLSSEEYDERAHQLYNEGQYDEALDVLREGLALYPNSVELHIGVGYAYHAREEFAWARRSFEEALVLDPEHEDALAGLGETLLKFGQQAAALKSFHHTLELGYEDDIELMLQIGRALFREGLIDESREYFEIAARQTPDSAEAVSCIGYAQHRAGDDESAIATLRRALKIDEDHTEARIYLGNIFYDRGDYEAALYHLDRTSPDDHWDELGIWRLIELKKMVYRLRDNDPELKPWEERLAELAGEPDDIDEMLAEIEARAAESADNDARGQLELFGALLGSFAKEKLLGPTAHCITIDEDHSFEGTWEEILLKLSDARGGEAGGTIKEFMVNEARRGYSLTGCTIPTEDAESFIRGSADAGLLRIVR
- a CDS encoding tetratricopeptide repeat protein is translated as MNANQQSALAALRAVSPIAGRLDRSRDGEDRAADILELWQGTETALRALMGGSSLGGQALIRELRQLELISLGQAYALLEFLGARDRANRTTYRATDNDVAVAREGFRQLEAGLEAGAVEAPPLPPRPGEVAAGAAAGAAAGAAASSPYAPGGYTRDRTSPVSPFAPGVYRSTPGATPPPEYSTPVEPAPTYASATRRIPQNLWFILSVVVIIVGSIGAYALIARRSDPAKIMDEAVTMMQTGRREAARGEFSRIVREHPELATPHVFLARMAREDGDVNTARRELEAAIRLEPKNAIALREMGLILFSTGDYELSRRFFVRAVQVNPDDKSSQGYLGCAMARLNRLEEAQRFLSRAGPGVWSSCMQQPLQPL